Within Actinoplanes sp. L3-i22, the genomic segment GCTGCAGCGCTTTGAGAAGCGATTGGAAGGCCTTGTCGAGGGGGCCTTCGCGAAGGTGTTCAAGGGTGTCGTGCACCCTGTGGAGATCCTGAATGCCATGCAGCGGGAGGCCGAGGCACACAAGGCCATTCTCGCCGGTGGCCGCACCCTCGTGCCCAACCGCTACGTGATCGATCTTTCGCCGTACGACCACAGTCGTCTGGCGCCGTACGCGGCCGCCCTGGCGCAGGAGCTTGCGCAGTCCCAGGCCGAGTTCATCGGTGAGCAGGCCTGGACGGTCTACGGCGACGTGATCGTCGAGATCGAGCGCGGCGACGGCCTGGACACCGGAATGTTCCGGGTGACCGCGGAGGTCTACACCGGTGGCGAAGTCGCCCCGGTGCAGCAGCCGGCCTACGACGCCGGCCCGCAGTACTCGCCGTATGACAACCAGCAGCAGCACGGTGGCGGTTACCCGCCGCAGGGCGGCGGCCACGGTGGTCCGCGCAGTGTCGGGCTGGTCTCCGGTGACGGGCGGACGTACCCGCTCCAGATGGGCTCGACCGTCATCGGCCGCGGTGACCAGGCGAACCTGCGACTGCCGGACGTCGGCATCTCGCGTCGCCACGCGCGGCTGGACTACGACGGCAACCAGGTGGTGCTGACCGACCTCGGCTCGACGAACGGGACGATGGTCAACGGTCAGCGGGTCTCCGCGGTGGCGCTCAACCCGGGCGACATGATTCAGCTGGGGACGACCACGCTGACCTTCCGAGTGGACGGCTAGCGGCGTTGCCCGAATTCGTCCTCACCGTCGCCCGGTTCGGCTTCCTGATCCTGCTGTGGATCTTCGTATTCACAGTGGTCGGGGTGATCCGGCGGGACCTGTTCGCGGGTGCCCGGTCGAAGAGCATCGTCGCCAGCCCTCGGGGGGTGGGTGGCGCGATCCTCCAAGGCCGGCCGTCGAAGGCCAAGCGCGGTAAGGCGGCGCGGCAGATGGTGGTGACCGCCGGCCAGCTGGCCGGCACGCGGATCACCCTCGGCGAGGCCCCGATCACTATCGGTCGCGCCGAGGATTCGACCCTGGTCATCACCGACGACTTCGCATCGGCCCGGCATGCCCGGCTGGTGCCCCGCGACGGGCAGTGGTTCGTAGAGGACCTCGGCTCGACCAACGGCACCTACCTCGATCGCGGTAAGGTCTCCGGACCCACCCCCGTCCCCCTCGGCGTCCCGATCCGCATCGGACGCACTTCTCTCGAATTACGGCCATGACCCTGACTCTGCGCTATGCCGCTCAGTGCGACCGCGGGCTGATCCGAGACCTGAACCAGGACTCCGTCTACGCCGGGCCGCGGCTGCTTGCTGTCGCGGACGGCATGGGCGGTATGGCCGCCGGTGACGTCGCGTCCAACATCGTCATCGCCGCGATGGCGCCACTAGACGACGACGTCCCCGGGGACGCGCTGGTCGACGCGCTACGACATGCCGTCGGCATCGCGAACCAGCAGCTGCGGGACACCGTCGACGCCAACCCCCAGCTGGAGGGGATGGGCACCACGCTGACCGCGGTGCTCTTCACCGGCAGCAAGTTCGGCATGGTGCACATCGGCGACTCCCGGGCGTACCTGCTGCGCAAGGGCGAGTTCTCGCAGATCACCAAGGACGACACGTACGTTCAGATGCTGGTCGACGAGGGCCGGGTCAGTCCCGAGGAGGCGAGCAGTCACCCACAGCGGTCACTGCTCACCCGGGCGCTGGACGGCCGGGACATCGACCCGGAGTACTCGGTGCGCCAGGTGCTCAAGGGCGATCGGTACCTGATCTGCAGCGACGGCCTGTCCGGCGTGGTCAGCGGCGAGACGATCGGCCAGACCATGCGGGAGATCGCCGACCCGAAGGCGTGCACCGAGCGCCTGGTGCAGCTCGCGCTGCGCGGCGGCGGGCCGGACAACATCACCGTGGTGATCGCCGACGCGACCGACGCGGACATCGTCGAGCAGGCTCCCATCGTCGGTGGCGCGGCCGCGCTCGACCGTGGCAACACCACCGTGGCGGACGCGTCGACCCCGGCGTCCCGCGCGGCGGCGCTCAAGCAGCCCCCGCCGCGTCCGGCCCAGCCGGAGAACGAGGGTTACGACCGCGAGCCGGAACCGGCCGGTCACCCGGTGCGGACCAGCCTGCTGGTCCTGCTGGTGCTCGGCGTGCTCGGCGGCGGCCTCTGGGCCGGCTGGAAGTACACCCAGGACCAGTATTACGTCGGCGCGACCGACGCGGGCCAGCTCGCCGTCTTCCGCGGGGTGCCCGGGCAGATCGCCGGGCTGAACCTGTCCGCGGTGAACGAGACCAGCACGGTCCGCCTGGAGGACCTGACCACGGTCGCCCAGGAACGGGTCAAGCAGGGCATCCACGCCGACAGCGTGGCCGACGCCCGGAGCATGCTGACCGACCTGACCAGCGACGAGCCGTCGAACCCGAACCTGAAGCCGGTCTGCTCCGTAGTCAGTGTCGCGCCCGCCGTCTCGGCGTCGGCGCGACCGGCCACCAGCCCCGCGACTTCGGCTCCGGCCACCGTGCCGAGCGTTCAACCGTCCGAGAGTGCGTCCACCGCCACCGACACGACCGGTTGCCGGACCGCCGACTGAGCACGGCCTACAACGTCTGGGGAATTTCTTGACCGCGCCCGCCGTACCGGCTCCCTCACCCTCCACCACGGGTGAGCTGTCGCGTATCCCGGGATTGAAGACCCGCCGCAACGCCGAGCTGGCCCTGCTGGGGCTGGCGATGGCGTTGGTGGCGGCGTTCGGCTGGACCGTCGAGGCGAACCAGTACGGCACCGTCTCGGCGACGTTCTGGGTTCCGGCGGTACTCCTGAGCATCCTGTTCCTGGGGCTGCACCTGGTGGTGCGGCTGACCGCGCCGTACGCGGATCCGGTGTTGATCCCGGCGGTCGCGCTGATCAACGGGATCGGGGTGGCGTTCCTGCGCCGCCTCGACATCGCGCGCGCGATCGCCCAGAAGGACCCGATGCCGGGCGTCTTCGCCGGCACCGGCGGGCGGCAGCTGGCCTGGACGCTGGCGTCGCTGATCCTGGCCGCGGTGCTGCTGCTGGTGGTGCGCGATCACAAGGTGGTCTCGCGGTACGCCTACACCCTGGGCCTGGCCGGCATCGTGCTGGTGATGATCCCGGCGGTGCTGCCCGGCAGCCTCTCCGAGGTGAACGGCGCGAAGCTGTGGATCAAGTTCGGCTCGTTCTCCATCCAGCCGGGTGAGTTCGCCAAGCTGGCCCTGGTCTCCTTCTTCGCGTACTACCTGGTCCGCAAGCGCGAGGTGCTGTCGCTGGCCAGCCACCGGTTCCTCGGGCTGGACTTCCCGCGCGGCCGCGACCTGGGCCCGGTTCTCACGGTCTGGCTGCTCAGCCTCCTGGTCCTGGTCTTCGAGAAGGACCTGGGCACCGCGCTGATGTACTTCGGCCTGTTCGTGGTCACGCTCTACGTGGCCACCGAGCGGTCCAGCTGGCTGATCATCGGCCTGCTGCTGTTCTTCGGCGGCGTCTACGTGGCGTACCTGCTGGGTGAGTCGGTGGGCGGCCCGTTCGCGAACTTCTACGACCGGGCGTCGATCTGGCTCGACCCGTTCGCCCCGAAGTACATCGACAACGACGGCTACCAGCTGGTCCAGGGCCTGTTCGGCCTGGGTTCGGGCGGCCTGTTCGGGTCGGGGCCGGGGGCCGGCTCGCCGGGCTTCATCCCCGAGGTGCGTACCGACTTCATCTTCGCCGGCCTGGGTGAGGAGATCGGCCTGTTCGGCCTCTCCGCGCTGCTGGTGACGTACCTGCTGATCGTCGAGCGGGGCCTGCGCGCGGCGCTGGCGGTCCGGGACTCGTTCGGCAAGCTGGTCGCCGGCGGCCTGGCGTTCACGCTCGGCTTGCAGATCTTCGTCATCCTGGGTGGCATCACCGGGTTGATCCCGCTGACCGGTCAGACCACGCCGTTCCTGTCCGCCGGTGGCTCGTCGCTGATGGCCAACTGGCTGCTGGTGGCGATGCTCCTGCGGATCTCCAACGCGGCGCGCGGTCCGGCCGCCGGCGGGACCGGGCCGGAGCGGCCCGGCGGACCCAAGAAAGCCCCCACTCAGCTGCACGGCGCCATGACGGAGGTGATCAAGCCGTGAATGCCCCTCTTCGCCGCGCCGGCGTGGTCGTCCTCGTGCTGTTCGGCCTGATCTTCGCGAACCTGAACTGGATCCAGGCGTACAAGGCCGACGAGTACCGGACGGCGGCCCGCAACCCGCGGGTCACCGTGGCCGAGTACGAACGCCCCCGGGGTGTGATCGAGGCCGACGGCGGCGTCGCGCTGGCCAAGAACACCGCCACCGACGACACCCTGAAGTACCTGCGGGTGTACCCGAAGAAGGAGATCTACGCCCCGGTCCTCGGGTACAAGCCGGTCAGCATCGGCGCCACCGGGATCGAGTCGAGCGAGAACGACTTCCTCTCCGGCGAGAGCGACAAGCTCTTCGCGGACCGGCTCAGCGACATGTTCACCGGTCAGCAGACCGAGGGCGGCAACGTCATCCTGTCGCTGAAGTCGAAGGTCCAAGAGGTCGCCTGGAAGCAGATGACCGACAACGAGCGCGGGGCGACGAAGGGCGCGGCGGTCGCCATCGACCCGCAGACCGGCGCGATCCAGGCGCTCGTCTCGATGCCGAGCTACGACCCGAACCAGCTGGTCACGCACGACAAGACGGCGGCGTCGAAGGCGTACCAGCAGCTCAACGCGGACAAGGACCAGCCGCTGCTGAACCGGGCGCTGGCGCAGACCCTGCCACCCGGCTCGACCTTCAAGGTGATCGTATCGGCGGCGGCGCTGCAGAACGGCTACGACGTCAACTCCGAGATCCCGGCCGGCAGTGAGTACCGGGAGAGCGGCGCGGTCATCCGCAACGCCGAGGACGAGGTCTGCCCCGGTGGCCAGATCTCGCTCAAGGAGGCGCTGACCGAGAGCTGCAACACCGGGTACGCCAAGCTCGGCGTGAAGCTCGGCGCGGACAAGGTCAAGGCGGCCGCGAAGGCGTTCGGGTTCGAGGACGACACGCTCAAGGTCGGCGAGCTGGAGAGCGGCGACGGCCTGAAGGTCGCGGCCAGCCACACCGGCAACATCGCGAACCCGGACGGCAGCACCGACAAGGGCGCGCTGGCGCAGTCCTCGATCGGCCAGCGGGACGTGCGGATGACGCCGCTGCAGGGCGCGCTGATCGCGGCCACGGTGGCGAACGGCGGCGAGCAGATGCGCCCCTACCTGGTGCAGAAGCTGCTGAGCTCGGAACGCCGGACGATCTACACCGCCTCGCCGAAGAAGCGCAGCAACCCGATCGACGGCAAGGTCGCCTCGCAGCTGAAAGAGATGATGGTCAGCGTCGTCGAGAACGGCACCGGTAAGAAGGCGCAGATCGACGGGATGACCGTCGGCGGCAAGACCGGTACCGCGCAGAACGCCGAGGGCGCCGACCCGCACGGGTGGTTCATCGGCTTCGCGTTCGACGACAAGGGTAAGGCCGTCTCGGCGGTCTGCGTCATGCTGGAGAACGTGCAGGGCGGCCACGCGAGCGCCGAAGCGGCCCGGATCGCCGGCCTGATCATGAAGGCCGCGGCCGGCGGGGGAGGAAACTGACATGATCCGCCCGGGGGTCACGCTCGGTGGGCGGTACCGCTTGGAAGAGCGGATCGCCGGCGGCGGTATGGGTGACGTGTGGCGCGGCACGGACGACGTGCTGGGCCGGACGGTCGCCGTCAAGATCTTGTTGCCCGCACTGCTGGACGAGCCCGGCTTCGCCGAGCGGTTCCGCGGTGAGGCGCGCACCATGGCGACGATCAACCACCCTGGCGTGGTCGACGTCTACGACTACGGCAGCGACCAGCAACTCGCCTTCCTGGTGATGGAGTACGTCGAGGGCGACGCCCTGTCCCGCACGCTGAGCCGGGTCGGCCGGCTCACCCCGGCGCGGACCATGGCGCTGGTGGCCCAGGCCGCCGACGCGCTGCAGGCCGCCCACGCGAACGGGATCGTGCACCGCGACGTGAAGCCCGGCAACCTGCTGGTCCGGCCGAACGGGACGCTGGTCCTGACCGACTTCGGCATCGCCCGGTCCGCCCTGGTCGGGCAGCTGACCGTGGCCGGCGCGGTGCTCGGCACGGCGTCGTACATCTCGCCCGAGCAGGCGGCCGGCGACACCGCCACCGCGGCCTCCGATGTGTACGCGCTCGGCGTCGTCGCCTACCAGTGCCTCTCCGGGCACCGGCCGTTCGACGGGTCGACCCCGATCGAGATCGCCATGAAGCACGTCCGGGAGACGCCGCGCCCGCTGCCCGGCGACATCCCGCCCGCGGTCCGCGCCATCGTCGAGCGCGCCCTGGCCAAGGACCCGACCGCCCGCTGGCCCAGTGCCGCGGCGATGGCCGCGGTGGCCCGGCAGGCCGCCGCGTCGCTGACCACCACGGTGCAGCCGCCGGTGAGTCAGCCGATGCGGGCCACCCCGATCAGCCCGGCCCCGGCTCAGCAGGCCCGGGCCTCGGTGCCGCGCCCGACGTCGGGCGCCCGCGGCGCCGCGTCGGTGCCGTCGGTCCCGTCCGCACCGCCGGCGTCCGGTCCACCGGCCGCGCCGGTCGCGCCGCCGATGCCACCGCACTACCGCCCGCAGTCCGGTCCGCCGATGAGTGGCTATCCGCAGCAGCAGATGCCGGGGGCCAAGCCGGAGGGCTCGTTCGGCCGTCAGGTGCTGATCGTGCTCGCGGTGGTGCTGGCTCTGCTGGTGCTGCTCTGTGCCGGTGTCATCTCATTCCTGTATCGACAAGGCAACACACAAGGCGCCGCCGAAATCGCGCTGGGTGATCGCAGCAGCTCGACGGCTATCCTCCGGATGGGCGTGGCCGGCGACCGGGTGTCGACGGCGTCGTACCGTCTTATCAAGGCCGATGCCCAGTTCGGCCGGATCCGACCGAACGAAGGACGACAGACGCTATGACGGCGCAGGCCCGACTGCTAGGTGGCAGGTATCAGGTCGGCGAGCTGCTCGGCTATGGCGGCATGGCGGAGGTGCACCGGGGCCGCGACCTCCGTCTCGGCCGGGACGTGGCGATCAAGATGCTGCGTACCGACCTGGCCCGGGATCCTACGTTCCAGGAGCGGTTCCGCCGCGAGGCGCAGAACTCGGCCGCGCTGAACCACCCGGCCATCGTCGCCGTCTACGACACCGGCGAGGAGATCTCCGCCACCGGTGAGAAGCTTCCGTTCATCGTCATGGAGTTCGTCAACGGCCAGACGCTGAAGGAAGAGCTCGCCCAGGAGCAGCGGCTGCAGCCACGCCGCGCCCTCGAGGTCATCGCCGACATCTGCGCCGCGCTGGAGTTCAGCCACCGGCACGGGATCATCCACCGGGACATCAAGCCCGGCAACGTGATGATCACGCAGAGCGGCCAGGTCAAGGTCATGGACTTCGGTATCGCCCGGGCCCTGGCCAGCGGCGCCACCACGATGACGCAGACCAGCGCGGTGATCGGGACCGCGCAGTACCTTTCTCCCGAGCAGGCCCGCGGCGAGGCGGTCGACGCCCGCTCCGATGTGTACGCGGCCGGCTGTGTCCTCTTCGAACTGGTCGTCGGGCACCCGCCGTTCGTCGGTGACAGCCCGGTCAGCGTGGCCTACCAGCACGTCCGGGAGGACCCGAAGTCGCCGAGCTCGATCAACCGCGAGGTCCCGCCGGATCTCGACGCGATCGTGCTGAAGGCCCTGGCGAAGAACCCGCTGAACCGTTACCAGAGCGCCCAGGAGATGCGCGCCGACGCGCTGCGCGCCGTCTCCGGCCGCCCGGTGATGGCCACCCCGGTGATGAACCAGGCCGAGACCGTCGCGATGAACAACGGCCCCCGGCAGTGGCAGCCGCAGGCGGCGACCACCATGCAGCGGCCGGTCCAGGGTGGTTACCCGGCGGGTCGGCAGCCCGACAACAAGCAGTCCTGGGTGTGGGCCGCGCTGGCCGGCCTGGGCGTGCTGGTGGTGATCGTGCTCGGCGTCGCGCTGGCGCTGAACAAGAACAACGACAAGACCGGCAACACCCCCGCGCCGACGGCCCAGGCGCAGCTGCCCGATCTGAAGGGCCTCACCGAGTCGCAGGCGCAGTCGAAACTGACCCAGCTCGGCTTCACCAACGTCTCGGCGACCGACCCGACGACCGACGCGGACTGCAAGGGCGAGGTCAGCGCACAGACCCCGACCAAGGGCACGACCGTCCCGGTCGACACCGCGGTCACCTACACGATCTGCAACGCGCCGGACAAGGTGACCGTGCCGTCCGGCCTGGTCGGCAGCACCCGGGCCTCCGCCGAGCAGGCGCTGAAGAACGCGAACCTGGTGCCGGTCATCAAGAACGTCGACAGTTCCGCGCCGAAGGACCAGGTCGTCGCTGTGGAACAGGAGGGCGATTCGGTCGCCCCGGGCACCAGGATCACCGTGAGCGTTTCCAACAACCAGCTCGTGCTGGTGCCGGACGTGATCGGCCGGTCGCAGGACGCCGCCACCGCGCTGCTGCAGGAGGCCGGTCTGAACGTGACGGTCAACAAGGTGCAGGACGGCGGCGACCCGGGCACCGTGATCGCCCAGAGCAAGAAGGCGAAGAGCAAGGTCAACACCGGTTCCCCGATCACGATCACCGTGGTGAGCGACGAGCCGAACCCGAGCGACTCCGCCTCGCCGGACCCGACGGACGGCGGCACCGGCGGCGGCCTCAACGGGTAACCCGCAACGAGAACGAGAGCCGGTCGCCTGTCAGGGCGGCCGGCTCTCGGCGTCTTCCGAGGTGCGTCGAGGCAGCGTGGTTCAGGCGGTGGCGAACGCCGAACGACGCCGCGTCTCCACCTCGGCGGCCAGCTCCGGGGCCTTGGCCAGGGCGTCCGGCAGACCGCAGGTGGCCAGCCAGTTCGCCAGCATGGTGTGGCCGCCCTCGGTGAGCACCGACTCCGGGTGGAACTGCACACCCTCGATCGGCAGCGTCCGGTGCCGCATCGCCATCACCACGCCGGACTCGGTGCGCCCGGTCACCTCGATCTCGTCCGGCAGCGTCTCCTCGAGCACGGCGAGCGAGTGGTACCGGGTCGCGGTGAACGGATCCGGCAGGCCGGTCAGCACCCCCGAGCCCTTGTGGTGCACCAGCGACGTCTTGCCGTGCAGCAACTCCGGGGCGCGGGTCACGGTCGCGCCGAAGGCCGCGCCGATCGCCTGATGACCAAGACAAACCCCAAAAAGAGGGACCTTCCCGGCGTACGTCTTGATCACGTCCAGCATGATCCCGGCGCGCGTCGGCTCCCCCGGTCCGGGTGACAGCAGGATGCCGGCCGCGCCCATCTCGCCCACCTCGGCGACGCTGATCTCGTCGTTGCGGCGGACCTCGCACTCCGCGCCGAGCTGGCCCAGGTACTGCACCAGGTTGAAGACGAACGAGTCGTAGTTGTCGATGACCAGGATGCGGACGTCAGTCACCGGCCAGGCCTCCTCCGGAGTCGGGTTGGTTGGAGGTCGTGCTGTAGGGGATCGCGTCCGGCGCCGAGGCGTCCGGGTCGGGTGACGGGACGGCGCTGGGCACCGCCGCGTTCTGATCCACCGAGTTCGGGTCGATCTGCGAGGTGTCGCCGACCTGCACGTCGTCGAAGGGCAGCAGCGGCGTGGCCCAGGGGAAGACCACGTACCAGAGCAGGGAGCCGACCGTGGCGAGCAGCACCACGGAGATGCTCAGCTTGCTCCAGACGTTTCCCGGGAACTTGCGCCAGATCCAGGCGTACATCCGCTTATGCCTTCAACTTCATCTCGGCCGGGATCCCGGCGTCCGCCTTGGTCTGGTCCCGGGGCACCGTCTTCACCAGCTCCGCGTGCACGATCAGCCGCTGGTAGTTGTTGAACTTCGGGTTGCAGGTGGTCAAGGTGAGCAGGGCCTTGGTCGGGGTGGCGTCCGGCTCGTTCGGGACCGCGGCGACGACCTCGACCTGGTTCGGCTTGACGACCTGCTGGCCGTAGACCTGGTAGACGTACCACGCGTCGCGGGTCTCGACGCCGATCACGTCACCGGCCTTCAGCTCGTCGATC encodes:
- a CDS encoding FHA domain-containing protein; the encoded protein is MPEFVLTVARFGFLILLWIFVFTVVGVIRRDLFAGARSKSIVASPRGVGGAILQGRPSKAKRGKAARQMVVTAGQLAGTRITLGEAPITIGRAEDSTLVITDDFASARHARLVPRDGQWFVEDLGSTNGTYLDRGKVSGPTPVPLGVPIRIGRTSLELRP
- a CDS encoding DUF3662 and FHA domain-containing protein, whose translation is MSSEPEEEPVSVLQRFEKRLEGLVEGAFAKVFKGVVHPVEILNAMQREAEAHKAILAGGRTLVPNRYVIDLSPYDHSRLAPYAAALAQELAQSQAEFIGEQAWTVYGDVIVEIERGDGLDTGMFRVTAEVYTGGEVAPVQQPAYDAGPQYSPYDNQQQHGGGYPPQGGGHGGPRSVGLVSGDGRTYPLQMGSTVIGRGDQANLRLPDVGISRRHARLDYDGNQVVLTDLGSTNGTMVNGQRVSAVALNPGDMIQLGTTTLTFRVDG
- a CDS encoding penicillin-binding protein 2, whose translation is MNAPLRRAGVVVLVLFGLIFANLNWIQAYKADEYRTAARNPRVTVAEYERPRGVIEADGGVALAKNTATDDTLKYLRVYPKKEIYAPVLGYKPVSIGATGIESSENDFLSGESDKLFADRLSDMFTGQQTEGGNVILSLKSKVQEVAWKQMTDNERGATKGAAVAIDPQTGAIQALVSMPSYDPNQLVTHDKTAASKAYQQLNADKDQPLLNRALAQTLPPGSTFKVIVSAAALQNGYDVNSEIPAGSEYRESGAVIRNAEDEVCPGGQISLKEALTESCNTGYAKLGVKLGADKVKAAAKAFGFEDDTLKVGELESGDGLKVAASHTGNIANPDGSTDKGALAQSSIGQRDVRMTPLQGALIAATVANGGEQMRPYLVQKLLSSERRTIYTASPKKRSNPIDGKVASQLKEMMVSVVENGTGKKAQIDGMTVGGKTGTAQNAEGADPHGWFIGFAFDDKGKAVSAVCVMLENVQGGHASAEAARIAGLIMKAAAGGGGN
- a CDS encoding aminodeoxychorismate/anthranilate synthase component II, which produces MTDVRILVIDNYDSFVFNLVQYLGQLGAECEVRRNDEISVAEVGEMGAAGILLSPGPGEPTRAGIMLDVIKTYAGKVPLFGVCLGHQAIGAAFGATVTRAPELLHGKTSLVHHKGSGVLTGLPDPFTATRYHSLAVLEETLPDEIEVTGRTESGVVMAMRHRTLPIEGVQFHPESVLTEGGHTMLANWLATCGLPDALAKAPELAAEVETRRRSAFATA
- a CDS encoding FtsW/RodA/SpoVE family cell cycle protein, producing the protein MALVAAFGWTVEANQYGTVSATFWVPAVLLSILFLGLHLVVRLTAPYADPVLIPAVALINGIGVAFLRRLDIARAIAQKDPMPGVFAGTGGRQLAWTLASLILAAVLLLVVRDHKVVSRYAYTLGLAGIVLVMIPAVLPGSLSEVNGAKLWIKFGSFSIQPGEFAKLALVSFFAYYLVRKREVLSLASHRFLGLDFPRGRDLGPVLTVWLLSLLVLVFEKDLGTALMYFGLFVVTLYVATERSSWLIIGLLLFFGGVYVAYLLGESVGGPFANFYDRASIWLDPFAPKYIDNDGYQLVQGLFGLGSGGLFGSGPGAGSPGFIPEVRTDFIFAGLGEEIGLFGLSALLVTYLLIVERGLRAALAVRDSFGKLVAGGLAFTLGLQIFVILGGITGLIPLTGQTTPFLSAGGSSLMANWLLVAMLLRISNAARGPAAGGTGPERPGGPKKAPTQLHGAMTEVIKP
- a CDS encoding serine/threonine-protein kinase, which codes for MIRPGVTLGGRYRLEERIAGGGMGDVWRGTDDVLGRTVAVKILLPALLDEPGFAERFRGEARTMATINHPGVVDVYDYGSDQQLAFLVMEYVEGDALSRTLSRVGRLTPARTMALVAQAADALQAAHANGIVHRDVKPGNLLVRPNGTLVLTDFGIARSALVGQLTVAGAVLGTASYISPEQAAGDTATAASDVYALGVVAYQCLSGHRPFDGSTPIEIAMKHVRETPRPLPGDIPPAVRAIVERALAKDPTARWPSAAAMAAVARQAAASLTTTVQPPVSQPMRATPISPAPAQQARASVPRPTSGARGAASVPSVPSAPPASGPPAAPVAPPMPPHYRPQSGPPMSGYPQQQMPGAKPEGSFGRQVLIVLAVVLALLVLLCAGVISFLYRQGNTQGAAEIALGDRSSSTAILRMGVAGDRVSTASYRLIKADAQFGRIRPNEGRQTL
- the pknB gene encoding Stk1 family PASTA domain-containing Ser/Thr kinase, encoding MTAQARLLGGRYQVGELLGYGGMAEVHRGRDLRLGRDVAIKMLRTDLARDPTFQERFRREAQNSAALNHPAIVAVYDTGEEISATGEKLPFIVMEFVNGQTLKEELAQEQRLQPRRALEVIADICAALEFSHRHGIIHRDIKPGNVMITQSGQVKVMDFGIARALASGATTMTQTSAVIGTAQYLSPEQARGEAVDARSDVYAAGCVLFELVVGHPPFVGDSPVSVAYQHVREDPKSPSSINREVPPDLDAIVLKALAKNPLNRYQSAQEMRADALRAVSGRPVMATPVMNQAETVAMNNGPRQWQPQAATTMQRPVQGGYPAGRQPDNKQSWVWAALAGLGVLVVIVLGVALALNKNNDKTGNTPAPTAQAQLPDLKGLTESQAQSKLTQLGFTNVSATDPTTDADCKGEVSAQTPTKGTTVPVDTAVTYTICNAPDKVTVPSGLVGSTRASAEQALKNANLVPVIKNVDSSAPKDQVVAVEQEGDSVAPGTRITVSVSNNQLVLVPDVIGRSQDAATALLQEAGLNVTVNKVQDGGDPGTVIAQSKKAKSKVNTGSPITITVVSDEPNPSDSASPDPTDGGTGGGLNG
- a CDS encoding PP2C family serine/threonine-protein phosphatase is translated as MTLTLRYAAQCDRGLIRDLNQDSVYAGPRLLAVADGMGGMAAGDVASNIVIAAMAPLDDDVPGDALVDALRHAVGIANQQLRDTVDANPQLEGMGTTLTAVLFTGSKFGMVHIGDSRAYLLRKGEFSQITKDDTYVQMLVDEGRVSPEEASSHPQRSLLTRALDGRDIDPEYSVRQVLKGDRYLICSDGLSGVVSGETIGQTMREIADPKACTERLVQLALRGGGPDNITVVIADATDADIVEQAPIVGGAAALDRGNTTVADASTPASRAAALKQPPPRPAQPENEGYDREPEPAGHPVRTSLLVLLVLGVLGGGLWAGWKYTQDQYYVGATDAGQLAVFRGVPGQIAGLNLSAVNETSTVRLEDLTTVAQERVKQGIHADSVADARSMLTDLTSDEPSNPNLKPVCSVVSVAPAVSASARPATSPATSAPATVPSVQPSESASTATDTTGCRTAD